The following are encoded together in the Bradymonas sediminis genome:
- a CDS encoding 4a-hydroxytetrahydrobiopterin dehydratase translates to MAADLLSVEEIDEALLTLDGWEVVDDSIRRELEFDDFMEAIDFITRIAVYAEEMDHHPEIRNVYNIVSLALTTHDAGGLTQKDFDLALKIDIEA, encoded by the coding sequence ATGGCGGCCGATTTATTATCTGTAGAAGAGATTGATGAAGCATTGTTGACCCTCGACGGCTGGGAGGTCGTCGACGATTCGATTCGGCGCGAGCTCGAGTTCGACGACTTTATGGAGGCGATCGATTTCATCACGCGCATCGCGGTCTATGCCGAGGAGATGGATCACCACCCGGAGATTCGAAATGTCTATAATATCGTGTCTCTGGCGCTGACCACGCACGACGCCGGCGGGCTCACCCAGAAGGACTTTGACCTGGCGTTAAAGATCGATATCGAGGCCTGA
- a CDS encoding alpha-ketoacid dehydrogenase subunit alpha/beta, translated as MTRNIEENTAPDAATKTVLAKTSAPASKSSAPTDAPYGGLTKQELVEFFRQMYTSRKLDDAEVNLKRLQKIYFQISGAGHEAALVGAARALRPAYDWFYPYYRDRALVLALGMTPVEVLAEAVGSSEDPNSGGRQMPAHWGHKDLNIVSQSSCTGTQHLQATGAAEVGRIMQEIAELKGQTDRYETDEVVYVSIGDGASSEGEFWEAVGTAATFKLPVIFMVEDNGYAISVPSSEQVHGGSISHAVKGFKNLYITEYDGCDPVVSYIEAQKAVDYARAGHGPALLHAHVVRPYSHSMSDDESMYRPEEERDADAERDPITTYPKFLIKEGILTEEEVEAIKAEVEATVEAAVDTALELPTPHPDTALDYIFSPDVDPTSDDFSTEPQWDEEGGEKTVVDLLNHTMRTEMRRNPGIVIFGEDVADFTKTEYEGQVKGKGGVFKVTHRLQEEFGYRRVFNSPLAEANIIGRAIGMATRGLKPVVEIQFFDYIWPAYMQLKNELSNMRWRSNNNFKAPVVVRVPIGGYLKGGAPYHSQSGAVLFTHIPGLRVVMPSNAADAAGLLRTAIRCDDPVMFLEHKHLYRQTYNKSLNPGDDYMIPFGKAKIVRPGADLTVITYGATVERTLRAVKKLGNVDAEVIDLRSLQPYDFDAIAKSVKKTNKALIVYEDGQSWGYGTEIATRIGDELFEYLDGPVRRVAALDSFVAYHPDLEDRILPQIDDIAEAVEWLHNY; from the coding sequence ATGACCAGGAATATTGAGGAAAACACGGCCCCAGATGCCGCTACCAAGACGGTTCTGGCCAAGACATCAGCGCCCGCATCAAAGTCGAGCGCCCCGACCGATGCGCCCTATGGCGGGCTGACCAAGCAGGAATTGGTCGAGTTCTTTCGCCAGATGTACACCTCGCGAAAGCTCGACGACGCCGAGGTCAACCTCAAGCGCTTGCAGAAGATCTATTTCCAGATTTCGGGTGCGGGCCATGAGGCTGCGCTGGTCGGCGCGGCGCGCGCGCTGCGCCCGGCCTACGACTGGTTCTACCCCTATTATCGCGACCGCGCGCTGGTGCTTGCCCTTGGCATGACGCCGGTCGAGGTCCTGGCCGAAGCGGTCGGCTCTAGCGAAGACCCGAACTCGGGTGGCCGCCAGATGCCGGCGCATTGGGGTCATAAGGACCTCAACATCGTCAGCCAATCCTCGTGCACGGGCACCCAGCATCTGCAGGCCACCGGTGCCGCCGAAGTCGGGCGCATCATGCAGGAGATCGCCGAGCTCAAAGGCCAAACCGACCGCTATGAGACCGATGAAGTGGTCTACGTGTCGATCGGCGATGGCGCCTCGAGTGAGGGTGAGTTCTGGGAGGCCGTGGGTACCGCCGCGACCTTCAAATTGCCGGTCATCTTTATGGTCGAGGACAACGGCTACGCCATCAGCGTGCCGAGCAGTGAGCAGGTCCACGGCGGCTCGATCTCGCACGCCGTCAAAGGCTTTAAGAACCTCTACATCACCGAATATGACGGCTGCGACCCGGTGGTCAGCTATATCGAGGCGCAAAAGGCGGTCGATTACGCCCGCGCGGGCCACGGCCCCGCCCTGCTCCACGCGCATGTAGTACGCCCCTATAGCCACTCGATGTCCGACGACGAGTCGATGTACCGCCCCGAAGAGGAGCGCGACGCCGACGCGGAGCGCGACCCGATCACGACCTACCCGAAATTCCTCATCAAAGAGGGTATCCTTACCGAGGAAGAGGTCGAGGCGATCAAGGCCGAGGTCGAGGCCACCGTCGAGGCCGCGGTCGACACCGCGCTTGAGCTGCCGACGCCCCACCCCGACACCGCGCTGGACTATATCTTCAGCCCGGACGTCGACCCGACCAGCGACGACTTCTCCACCGAGCCGCAGTGGGATGAGGAAGGCGGCGAGAAGACCGTCGTCGACCTGTTGAACCACACGATGCGCACCGAGATGCGGCGCAACCCGGGCATCGTGATCTTCGGCGAAGACGTCGCTGACTTCACGAAGACCGAATACGAAGGCCAGGTCAAAGGCAAAGGCGGCGTGTTCAAGGTCACGCACCGCCTGCAGGAGGAGTTCGGCTATCGCCGCGTCTTCAACAGCCCCTTGGCCGAGGCCAATATCATCGGGCGCGCCATCGGCATGGCGACGCGCGGGCTTAAGCCGGTCGTCGAGATTCAATTCTTCGACTATATCTGGCCCGCCTATATGCAGCTTAAGAACGAGCTGTCGAATATGCGCTGGCGCTCAAATAACAACTTCAAGGCACCGGTGGTCGTGCGCGTGCCGATCGGAGGCTACCTCAAGGGCGGCGCGCCCTATCATAGCCAGTCGGGCGCGGTGCTCTTCACGCATATTCCGGGCCTTCGGGTGGTGATGCCGTCGAACGCCGCGGACGCCGCGGGCCTATTGCGCACCGCGATCCGCTGCGACGACCCGGTCATGTTCCTGGAGCACAAGCATCTGTATCGCCAGACCTATAATAAGTCGCTGAACCCGGGCGACGATTATATGATCCCGTTCGGCAAAGCGAAGATCGTGCGCCCCGGCGCCGACCTTACGGTCATCACCTATGGCGCCACGGTTGAGCGCACGCTGCGCGCGGTCAAGAAGCTCGGCAACGTCGACGCCGAGGTCATCGACCTTCGCAGCCTGCAGCCCTACGACTTCGACGCGATCGCCAAGTCGGTCAAGAAGACCAATAAGGCGCTGATCGTCTATGAAGACGGCCAGAGCTGGGGCTACGGCACCGAGATCGCCACGCGTATCGGCGACGAGCTCTTCGAGTACCTGGACGGCCCGGTGCGCCGGGTGGCCGCGCTCGACAGCTTCGTGGCGTATCACCCCGATTTGGAGGACCGCATCTTGCCCCAGATCGACGATATCGCCGAAGCGGTTGAGTGGCTGCATAATTATTGA